A segment of the Lelliottia amnigena genome:
CTGCAGGAGAATTCGGCACTTGTTACGGATACTTTCGAAATTTTCTTGTGAAGTGGCCACACCTACATCCTTTTGTGCTGCGATGTTTGAATTGGGTATTTAGCAGTTCTCACAGCTGTAGCCGGTATAACGTCGGCAATCAAAGCTGCAGGCAGGAAGCACCTGCAGCTAGTATTGTTAACACATCAACAGCAGCACTCTTCTTCTTTTTCAGCACATTCTTCACAAACTCTACAAGAGCAGAAGTCTTCAAGCTTGTTGCACTGGTTACATTTTTTGCAGGTACAGTCAGACTCTTTCTCGTCACAATCCTCACAAATCCCACAGGTACATGCACTCATCATGTGTCCGCACTTTTCACAAATTTTATCCATAATTTTTCTCATCCGCTGAATAAACAAACAATCTCAACATAATACGCGAATATTTTATCATTGCTTCTGCTTTAAAAAAGTGACGGATCAGAAACTTACATTAGTTTCAGTAGGTGGAGATGAGTTATAGCTGTTTTTCTTGGCGTCGACCCAATTTCAAAGCGCTATTGGATTTCTGTAAGAGGACGTTCCAGGATGCCCCAAATTAATCCATCGTAGATAAGTGCCGAACTTTAACATGAGTGAAAGTGAACGAAGAGCGATGGAGATTCAGCGACAAAAAAAAGAAAACCCCGGCAGCCTGGTGGCTGTCGGGGTTGGATTGCATATCGAAATGAACGTATCAGTCGTTAGTGCAGTCCGCTAACGTTGGCAGGACCTTTTGTGCATTCTGCACATCAGATTTAAACGTTCCAACTTTCCTGTCATTGACGTAGACCTCGAACTGCGAGGCCTTGCGAATATCCATGATGAAGCCGTACCAGGCGTTATCCCCGTTACGCCAGCCCAGGCTGGACGGAATGGGGTATTGCTGATGGTTCATCACCACCGTGATGTCGGTACCGTCATCATGCGAACTGACCGTTTTGTCTCCCGCGAGGGTAAGAAAAACCGAGTGCTGGTAGATACCGTTCTGGTCCGGATTTTCCGTACAGTTGATGGTAAACATCTTCCCACTGGCGTCCGTCACGCTGTATTCCGCATTGCCCTGGCCGTAACCCTGCTGCCAGAGTCCGGGAACCGCAGAAGCATTAAAGCTCGCGAGCAGTACGCCTGCCAGCACAAACCGGCTGAGTGAATGTGTTTTCATTCCTGTTTCCTTTATCTTTGTTTTTATTCCTGATTATCAGGATTTGACGGTATCAGCAGCCGCCCCATCAGTTTGCCGTCATGGGAGTATTCGAAGTATTTTTCCTTCGTATACGGGTCCGTGATCTCGTGGTATTCCAGTTTGATGTTGTCGGCAATACACAGCGCATTCATCAGCGGCTGCACGGTTTTTTCCTCCATATCCACCAGGTAGTAATAACTGCCGCCCTCGCAACCTTCCGGCGACTGACGGGTACGTAAGACCTGCAGGGTGAGACCTGTGGAGAAGCCAATCTGTGCCCATTCCTCACTGACATCATCCTGGCGGCTGACCACGTCACTGAAGCGCGGAGGCGTGAGGTCCTTGAATTTGCTGATGGCTTTCAGGTCATCACTCCTGTCATCGCAGGCGCTCAGCAACAGGGTGGTGGCAACCAGTGTCAGCAGAGGGAGTGTTTTACGTTTCATTATTTTTTTCCTGAAATCAGACGAACGACTTTGGCAAAGACATAAATCCCCACGAAAATGCCTACCGGAACACCGACGAACGGCGTCAGCGCAACACTGGCAGCACCGGCTGCGCCACCGCCTGTCAGCAGTGCGGCAACGGTGCCAAGTGTCAGGGCCGTGAGGCTGTCAGACACCCCGGTTTTGTTCAGAATGATGACGATGACAACAATGGCGATAATGGCAATAACGGGCATAGGGCTCCTCCCTGTTGCCGGGTTGATAACAAAGCCTGTGCTATTCCGGTGGGTTGTCAGCCGGAACAAACGCAAGCAGTGACTGCTGGATAAAGCGAAAATGGGGCAAGGCCTGAATGAACACCGGTTCTTCAGCCAGGCGGCACAGACTGTCATTACGGCGGAACGTCTCCTGCAGGGGCTGAACCAGATGGATTTCATCCAGGGTGAATACGGCGATATGTCCGCCGTGCTCACCCACCAGGTACCAGGCCTGCTGGTGGATGAGCAACCGACAGGGGGCCAGTCGCTCACAGCGCTGTCCATCCGCAATCAGCATCACCCGCCTGCGCCCGGTAATAGCCTGAATCAACCGCCAGAAAGACAATGAGCCAGACGGTGAAGGGAGCGGACTGGCGGGCGATATCACGCAAGGAGACTCGTCACACATCAGCAGTGCGTTCACCAGGCGTCGGTCAAGGCCAGGGAAAAGCCCGGCCAGCCCGCTCCGGTGGGCAAAGATAAGCACATCTGGCACCATCTGCATCTCACTGCCAGCAGTACGTAAGCGGCAGTAGCCGGACTGATATTCCAGGTCCAGATACATCAGCCGCTCACGAAAATCCCGCCGCAGTGTGCGCACTGACACGCCAAACTCAGCGGCCAGTTTGCGTATGCTCAGCGTTTCCCCGCCACCAGACGGCTGATTATCAGTGACAGCCTGACAGCCAGCCGGTCATGGCGGCGTTCTGCCTGTATCATGAATGGTTCTCCGTGAAAGTTAACTGACTGAAAATGATGTGAATATTTTAAAGAGGGGTGTGGACAGGGTATGGACACTGCAGAAACTATTTTTCATTTCTGCAAAAGTCAGATGTGGCGGGGGTTACAGGTCATCTTCGAGGGAGTGAGATCTGTCAGTACGTTGCAATGCGGACAGGTGGTGTCCGATATTAACAACATGGCAACAATGGGAATGACTACTGCAGTTGTGTAAGCAATGTTTCCGCCATCACCCACAGTGCCCGGTTAAGCTTCACATCCCCGTCAATGCCACGTACCGCACGGGTGTGCGTCCGCCCGCCTTTAACATTACGGCCACTGAGTCCGCCCTTAATCAGGTTTTCCTGCACGCGCTGATAAGTGGTCCACAGGTCATTGCTCTCATCCTGCCAGCGGCGCGGGGAGAGTATCTGCGATTCGGTCACGGGCTGGTGGTCCTCGCCAAAGCGGTACGTGATAGCGGCTTTTGCCAGTGCCCGCTGCGCGGGAGGCGGCAACAGCAGTGACTGCATGGCATCGCGCTTTTCTTCCACCCGGTCAAAAATCCCCAGCACCTCATATGCCCCTTCAATCACCTGACTCACCACGTCCCCTTTGTGTGGCACCCTTACTTCACCAAACGACTCGCCGCAGACAAGGCCGTTCTGACACACGGCACGAAATAACCCCGGAAGCATCTGATACGAACTGGTGCCATCGTGAGAGTTGAGCAGGATAATTTCCGGCACCTGCTTACCGGTAATCTGTCCCTCCCGACGCAGGCGAAGCATATGCTTTGTATGCTCCCGACGACCTGGGTCACGCACCCGGGTCTGACAGGCAAAGAACGGCTGAAAACCTTCCCGCTGCAGACTGTCCAGCAGAGAGATGGTCGGTATGTACGTGTATCGCTCACTGCGGGATGCGTGTTTATCCTCGCTGAATACGCTGGGCACCACCCGAAACAACTCTTCACGGGTTAACGGACGGTCACGACGGATAAGGTTTGCTGCGCCAAAGCGCGAAGCCAGACGGGTCATAGCTAAACTCCTCATTACTGGAAAAATAGATACAGGAAAACCCTGTCGCTTAAGCGACAGGGCCTGGGGAATAACAGGAAAGGGTTAAATACTCAGAAGAAGAAATCCCAGACGGCGCGGGCCACGGACACCACTGTGGTGCGCACGGCCTGAATGATGGCCCGCACCGGGGCAGGTATCAGGGGAAAGGCGCTGACTGAATCAAGTACTGTACCTATGGTTTCACCAAAATCATTCCGGGCCTGCTCCTGGACTACCGTTGTGCGAAAGGGGCGCTGCAGATGCACTACTACCGGGCTGCTGGCCTCGCGTGGCAGGCACTTAATCATCTGCTCTGCCATCACCCGTACTCCCCACTGCAGACGGACCGATATGGCGCACACCGGATGCACGGGCTGGAACAGTTCGTGCAGCAGGCAGATTTTACGGCTGATATTTTGTTTCTGTTCAGTGGACAATTGACCGCTACTGCTGGTGGGCTCCGCTTTATCTGACTGGCTGATAACAAACAACACTTTATGCCGGTAAGCCTCACCTATCACCTGACGGTAAAAATGCTCATCGACTGCGAGTGCACGGTCATCGGCTTTAATCAGCCACAGTATCAGGTCAAGCTTTGGTAACTGGTGAAGGTAGAGTGCAGCATATTCCACATCGCGTTTTTCGCTTTCACCGACGCCCGGTAAATCCACCAGCATCATGCACCGCTCGCCTACCTGCAGGCGAAAGCGCAAGGGTTCACGTGTGCAGGCTGCCACATCACTAACTGGCGACACATATCCAGCAAACAGGGCATTGCATAGCGATGATTTACCTGCTCCAGTTTTGCCCATGATGCCGATAACCGGCTCGTAGTTTGTGAGCTGACGAATTTGCTGCATGAGTCGCTCTGAAGCCCATTCCGGTAATCCCTTAAGTGAGTCCTGTAAGGGTTGCAGGCCTTCTTGGTTTCTCATGACATCTCCTGAGACAAAGAAAACAAAAATGGCGAATCCTATATGGATTCGCCGTTATGTTGGAACATTCAAGGAGATGATATATATCTAAAATAGCTTTAAATGTTATTCAAGATAATATTATGGTGATACAGATAATACTGCTTCCTTGTCATTATGATCATCAAATTCCATGGGTATGAAATCGATTTCGAGGGATGCTTTATCTGCAAAATATGATGGGAGCTCCGCTTTAATAGCAGGAGCCAGATTTTTAAACTCACCAACTTGCTTTATAAGATTACCCTTACCACTAACCAGCTGACCTTCTGCTGCAATATATGCAGAATTTGCCGTATCAAGTCCTTTCTTGATTTTCTCGAAACTGCCCAAGAATGAATTTAACTTTTTAAACACTGTTTCAGC
Coding sequences within it:
- a CDS encoding protein of uncharacterised function DUF932 — its product is MTRLASRFGAANLIRRDRPLTREELFRVVPSVFSEDKHASRSERYTYIPTISLLDSLQREGFQPFFACQTRVRDPGRREHTKHMLRLRREGQITGKQVPEIILLNSHDGTSSYQMLPGLFRAVCQNGLVCGESFGEVRVPHKGDVVSQVIEGAYEVLGIFDRVEEKRDAMQSLLLPPPAQRALAKAAITYRFGEDHQPVTESQILSPRRWQDESNDLWTTYQRVQENLIKGGLSGRNVKGGRTHTRAVRGIDGDVKLNRALWVMAETLLTQLQ
- the era_2 gene encoding GTP-binding protein HSR1-like protein; amino-acid sequence: MRNQEGLQPLQDSLKGLPEWASERLMQQIRQLTNYEPVIGIMGKTGAGKSSLCNALFAGYVSPVSDVAACTREPLRFRLQVGERCMMLVDLPGVGESEKRDVEYAALYLHQLPKLDLILWLIKADDRALAVDEHFYRQVIGEAYRHKVLFVISQSDKAEPTSSSGQLSTEQKQNISRKICLLHELFQPVHPVCAISVRLQWGVRVMAEQMIKCLPREASSPVVVHLQRPFRTTVVQEQARNDFGETIGTVLDSVSAFPLIPAPVRAIIQAVRTTVVSVARAVWDFFF
- the yafY gene encoding Uncharacterized lipoprotein yafY precursor, with protein sequence MKRKTLPLLTLVATTLLLSACDDRSDDLKAISKFKDLTPPRFSDVVSRQDDVSEEWAQIGFSTGLTLQVLRTRQSPEGCEGGSYYYLVDMEEKTVQPLMNALCIADNIKLEYHEITDPYTKEKYFEYSHDGKLMGRLLIPSNPDNQE
- a CDS encoding regulatory protein DeoR, whose protein sequence is MYLDLEYQSGYCRLRTAGSEMQMVPDVLIFAHRSGLAGLFPGLDRRLVNALLMCDESPCVISPASPLPSPSGSLSFWRLIQAITGRRRVMLIADGQRCERLAPCRLLIHQQAWYLVGEHGGHIAVFTLDEIHLVQPLQETFRRNDSLCRLAEEPVFIQALPHFRFIQQSLLAFVPADNPPE